A window of Garra rufa chromosome 6, GarRuf1.0, whole genome shotgun sequence genomic DNA:
GCACCATTTATTAAATAACTAAGCCACTGAAGGCCGTAGGTTACAGTGATTTTTCTGACACACACCTTGTTGCTGGTGTCAAAGCTGCTGATTTCAGCGCTGGTCTCTGATAAAGTGGATCGAGAGGATGAGCTTCTGTGACTCTCGTATCTCGGGGGGCCGTTGCTGATTGGTGGGTCAGTGAGTGTGATGTTGATGATTGGTGGAGAGATTTTGCGGATGTCTGGGACGGGTGAAGCAGAAACAGGGCTGTGCGTCGTTTCGGGACTCTCTATGATCGGCCCGTCCACACAGTCCtctgttgaaaaaattaattttaaaagggtcatcgggtgcaaaactaacttttacatgttgtttgaacattaatgtgtgttggcagtttgtgtacacaaccaccctacaatgataaaaattagtggtgggcatagatacattttttaatctagattaatctcactgtaatcttggaattaatctagattaatctagattaaaatggctaatttgaattctgccaaaggcattcagaatatgtgtgctacccaaataatgactaaaagtaagtctttgagaacgggtttctcaaaccAGGTGacacattagaccaggggctcatctcctgtttccaaactgcatcacaaactgctcgaGAAAGCTGTTCTGCTATGATAATtggtgatgaaaataaattatgttcaataggtgtacttgtgtttactaactaacaatgagataagtttttctacttattagattgtgtttttttaacgtctgcacctacccaaccctaaacttagcccttactataaaaaaaaaaaaaaacagtattattgttgtacagtgtgataaaaatattcctctacgtatatatatctatggtagccagtgtttcccctaggtttccagctttgggggttatatatattgttttatgtcaattatttaaataggaatatataaacacctacattatactgtacaaaagtaacacaggactaatgttctgttaaatgttacaccgtacttttattttgacaggttgccgtgaagtttctgtgtgtacagtatgatacaatgctagttttctcaaatgaaacggtaaaagtgacactcacagcagctttggagactgagtttatctgttcatgtgagatgcaaatgccaaaaatgcaacatggaacatgcaggattcagattaaaatggtctttttgcatttcagttttcacagacactagtctataccgcgatttgaatgaagtgacagaccaacttttgatgtatgaatccaaaaaacgacgaatttacgtggcattccgtgctatagtagattcgggttttatgaatggagtgcgcgatcccgtccgtgttttcgcggaggagtaATTGTAAATGCGcaaccatgtagagacagaaatgacatgtctTCGTgtaaagataaataacataaggcagtttagtgtgtttaataaaagaacaatgtatagacctgttctataggaaagataaccttaaatgacttctattgagatctggcgctatatcgaaaataaaattaacttgttgtctcgcgtagccagaccttcagactgacggctgaaggtctggaattcatggcagctttcattggccaaggcccgcccataaggccgtttgatcgacatgtcaaacaaccaatcacagttcgtttcgtccAGCGTCACGTTTCAGTGCATGGAAATTCCCCCACAAGTACAGAcaggcgtgcaacaagtcagtcattgaaataaccagcattgaaggTTAAacaagaagagggagaacaagcagtaagtcagtaatttgttagcgaacgtcgcaaatgtgcataacaaatatggcgtctgcataagcacattttagcaaaacgccgagtaaatcagtctgcgctttgtttcccggtggaccgaaaataaacgcggcactcgcgtctcccggatatccgatcaaattcaactaatcagatgacgactacgatattcctgaagtgtttccaattaagtgtaccatatgcatcagacgttttgCCAaggttccgtgggcgtgacgtctgaggctgagactaatgaACTAATGACACTGGTAGCCTACCGAAGGAGTGAAGtttagggctgggaatcgatccNNNNNNNNNNNNNNNNNNNNNNNNNNNNNNNNNNNNNNNNNNNNNNNNNNNNNNNNNNNNNNNNNNNNNNNNNNNNNNNNNNNNNNNNNNNNNNNNNNNNNNNNNNNNNNNNNNNNNNNNNNNNNNNNNNNNNNNNNNNNNNNNNNNNNNNNNNNNNNNNNNNNNNNNNNNNNNNNNNNNNNNNNNNNNNNNNNNNNNNNNNNNNNNNNNNNNNNNNNNNNNNNNNNNNNNNNNNNNNNNNNNNNNNNNNNNNNNNNNNNNNNNNNNNNNNNNNNNNNNNNNNNNNNNNNNNNNNNNNNNNNNNNNNNNNNNNNNNNNNNNNNNNNNNNNNNNNNNNNNNNNNNNNNNNNNNNNNNNNNNNNNNNNNNNNNNNNNNNNNNNNNNNNNNNNNNNNNNNNNNNNNNNNNNNNNNNNNNNNNNNNNNNNNNNNNNNNNNNNNNNNNNNNNNNNNNNNNNNNNNNNNNNNNNNNNNNNNNNNNNNNNNNNNNNNNNNNNNNNNNCTCCTGCACTGCCAGCAGACCAAGCTGGAACCCGTGAACGCCGCCTCCTTTGGCAAACTCATTCGCTCTGTGTTTATGGGTCTCAGGACCAGACGTCTTGGCACCAGGTACAAACACACTGTTTGGATACCTTCGTCAAAAAGtcaacagaaaatataaaaataaaatctaaatattaatagTATATCAGTGATACTAACATAACACGGGTAGTGTATTAAaacacctgtgtgtgtgtttgtgtgtttcagagGGAACTCTAAATACCATTACTATGGCCTTCGGATCAAGAGTAACTCCCCCCTGCACAGACTGGTGGAGGACCAGCAACACCTGGCCATGAGACAACAGCCGTACTCACAGAAACAAAGGTGTGTGTTTATAATTTAAGTGTTGATGATCACTTGCTTTTGTTAGTTTGACTGACAGCCCTCATTTTTTGTTAAAGGATAAAGCCTGTGCAGAAGGTGGAGGGACTGACCAATGGGATGGGTCTGGGGGTGGGGCATCAACAAGGGGCGGGGCTCTCCGACATCAGCGCCCAGGTTCACCAGTATCAGCAGTTTTTGGGTAAGGCAAACACAAACATGGTCAGCTATTTCTTTTGGGCATATACGCTTATTCTAAAGGATATGACATCAATGTGTCTCAGATGCGTCTCGCAGTGTGCCAGAGTTCCCTGAGCTCAAAGATGAGGTTAAACCTATGCCGGATGGACTCCTTCCTCAACACGTACACACATTTCAGATGGTTTACAGAGAGCACTGTGAGGTGAGTGTGTGTGCTGGAGTTCGGGTGTGTGGTTATTCTAGTGTTTTGGTGattgattgtgtgtgtgtttgtttgtaggCAATTCTGGACGTAATCGTAAACTTGCAGTTCCCTCTTGTGGAGACACTTTGGAAGAGTTTTTGGAGGTTCAGTGAAGGACAAAGCAGCGACACGGATGCACTCGACCTGTGAGACATGTTGACTTTATGTACAGTCACACAAGTGTTGTGATGTTGTGTTATGTCTCACTGCTGTCTCTGTCTCTGCAGTCATGATGATTCAGAGAAGCGTTTGCCCAAGTCAGTTCTGGTTCTGTTGTGTAAATATGAGCCCGTCCTGCACTGGACCCGTGAATGCGACAACCTACTCTACCAAAGCCTAGTGGAGATACTCATCCCCGATGTCCTGAGACCCATCCCCAGTGAGTTAACTCTATGCAAAATCTATATAACTCTAGACAGTCACTATATAAACTCCATCCCAGTGAGTTACACATCTTTAAACAAACTCTATATATCTCTATACTGAAACTATGTGAACTAGAGttacacaactctacacaaactcTGTATAATTCTATACAGTAACTATATAAAATCCATCCCAGTGAGttacacaactctacacaaactcTGTATAATTCTATACAGTAACTATATAAACTCCATCCCAGTGAGttacacaactctacacaaactcTGTATAAATTCTTTACAGTAACTATATAAACTCTATTCCAGTGAGTTACATAACGCTACATAAACTCTATATGGTAACTATATAAACTCCATCCCAGTGAGTTTCACAATTCTACTCAAACTCTATATAGACTCTATATGCTATATAAACTCCATTCCAGTGAGttacacaactctacacaaactcTGTAAGACTCTATACAGTAACTATATAAACTCCTTTCCAGTGAGTTACATATCTCTACACAAACTCTGTAAAACTCTATACAGTAACTATATAAACCCCATTCCAGTGAGTAacacaactctacacaactctGTATA
This region includes:
- the nherf2 gene encoding Na(+)/H(+) exchange regulatory cofactor NHE-RF1 codes for the protein MSPWSNVSPEDCVDGPIIESPETTHSPVSASPVPDIRKISPPIINITLTDPPISNGPPRYESHRSSSSRSTLSETSAEISSFDTSNKLTDSDQHSSDDGRKPNRDVRSEERPLDPFCESGLNLSLTAAEAKQKARAKRSNKRAPPMDWSKKQEIFSNF